The Comamonas endophytica sequence AAGCGGGAATTCGGTCATGTTGGAAGTCAAGGGTGGGGCGGCGGCGCGGCTCAGTCGACCATGAACATCACGTCGCGCGCCAGCGGCACCAAATGCTGCCCATTGTCCACGCATAGCGTTATTCCTGTGATTGCCGGGTTTTCCGCGAAGAAGACGCCGGTCTCGGCGACATGCTGCGCCGCCAGCGGCGCGCGCAGCAGGTTCACGCGCGCGGCGCGCTGGTAATTGTCCTCGCTCTGCGGCCCGCTCGGGTACATCAGGCCCGGCGCCAGGCCGACCACGCGCACGAGCGGCGCCAGTGCCTGGGCCTGCAGCGCCACGGCGCGCTCGAGCGCCAGCTTGGACAGGGTGTAGGAGAAATAATCGGGGTTGAGGTTGAAGACCTTCTGGTCCAGCACATGGATGGCGACCGGCCGCGCGCTGCCGGGCGCGGGCGGCTGTGCCTGATCGTGCGCCTGCCAGCGCTGCGCCCAGTCGCTGGCCAGCAGCAGTGGCGTCAGGGTGTTGGTGTGCAGCTGGCGGTCCACGCGCGCCAGGTCGGCGCCGAAGTCGGCCGCGCTGTCGGGCTCGAACAGCGAGGCGTTGTTGACCAGCGCCCGGGGCAGGGCGCCGCAGGCCGCAT is a genomic window containing:
- a CDS encoding SDR family NAD(P)-dependent oxidoreductase, encoding MRISTDCPEGRRWVLVTGGGLRLGREFCLAFARAGWNVACHYRQSRKAAEATCAEVRALGVQALAFQADLSDRGAAPALLARVHAACGALPRALVNNASLFEPDSAADFGADLARVDRQLHTNTLTPLLLASDWAQRWQAHDQAQPPAPGSARPVAIHVLDQKVFNLNPDYFSYTLSKLALERAVALQAQALAPLVRVVGLAPGLMYPSGPQSEDNYQRAARVNLLRAPLAAQHVAETGVFFAENPAITGITLCVDNGQHLVPLARDVMFMVD